The following proteins are encoded in a genomic region of Alnus glutinosa chromosome 8, dhAlnGlut1.1, whole genome shotgun sequence:
- the LOC133876219 gene encoding uncharacterized protein LOC133876219, producing MKPKEFSGDQLLQQLMHVTDVQFGKVCGTKRKRTDDELNWTKKSIFFKLPYWSTLKLRHNLDVMHIEKNICDSVLGTLMNIAGKTKDTAKARMDLYEMGIRKELHLQTNGAARSMPLVKYTLTQDKKKTLCDWLKGVKFPDGYASNISRCVNKLFSKISGMKSHDCHVFLQRLLPIAIRGYLTTEIRTTLIELSNFFKQLCARTLKLDVLKQMKDDIVVILCKLEKIFPPAFFDIMVHLAVHLPREAELAGPSTPEGSIAECYLSDECLTFCSSYLRGIETRWTREERNADRWLEERSIGLDVFSQRVRPLGAAKFVTLEEKVFTRARCEHYQKVSGESNLHIEKRHEAEFERWFQNRICGSNAANVSKQLYDLACGLDYLVRSYKGCIVNGVRFHTTECEQTRTTQNGGIVVRGEHGTSNIEFYGVLRNILELRYPGSNHVYFFECDWWNTGIRTGMQTDQYFTTVNTSRTWYESDPFILASQASQVFYLNDIKLGGSWQVVQKMTHRNIYDIPTILERDNEEEDQGVSGEVHQERECVGGNAITVEANNEDSNLLCRDDVEPIPIAVDEVYVELDENMFIDDNLYNEEHDTNSDDEEELSSNENTDSEHEEEFSSDTDTNSDDDMC from the exons ATGAAACCTAAAGAATTCTCTGGTGATCAACTGTTACAACAACTAATGCATGTTACAGATGTGCAGTTTGGAAAAGTATGTGGAACAAAGAGGAAGCGCACAGATGATGAGTTGAATTGGacgaagaaaagtatttttttcaagTTGCCTTATTGGTCAACACTAAAACTAAGACACAATTTAGATGTCATGCATATTGAGAAGAACATATGTGATAGTGTCTTGGGTACATTGATGAATATTGCTGGGAAGACAAAGGACACGGCCAAGGCACGAATGGATTTGTATGAAATGGGTATACGCAAAGAATTGCACTTGCAGACAAATGGTGCAGCTCGATCAATGCCACTTGTAAAGTACACCTTGACacaagataaaaagaaaactttatgtGATTGGCTGAAAGGTGTGAAGTTTCCTGATGGGTATGCATCTAACATCAGTCGATGTGTGAACAAGCTTTTTAGTAAGATTTCGGGAATGAAAAGCCACGATTGTCATGTCTTCTTACAGCGTTTACTCCCTATTGCAATCCGTGGATATTTAACAACCGAAATACGTACAACATTGATTGAGCTGAGTAACTTTTTTAAGCAACTGTGTGCACGGACATTGAAATTAGATGTCTTGAAGCAAATGAAGGACGACATTGTCGTGATTCTATGCAAGTTGGAAAAGATTTTTCCACCTGCCTTTTTTGATATTATGGTTCATCTAGCTGTTCATTTACCTCGAGAGGCTGAGCTTGCTGGACCA AGCACGCCAGAGGGGTCAATTGCTGAATGTTATTTATCTGATGAGTGTTTGACATTTTGCTCCTCTTATCTTCGTGGGATTGAGACAAGATGGACTCGTGAAGAGAGAAATGCTGACAGATGGCTAGAGGAAAGGAGTATAGGCTTGGATGTGTTCTCTCAACGAGTTCGACCTTTGGGAGCAGCAAAATTTGTAACACTTGAAGAGAAGGTTTTCACAAGGGCTCGATG TGAACACTATCAAAAGGTTAGTGGAGAATCCAACCTTCACATTGAGAAGAGGCATGAAGCCGAATTTGAACGTTGGTTTCAAAATCGTATATGTGGGAGCAATGCGGCGAATGTTTCAAAACAATTATATGACCTTGCATGCGGGCTTGATTATCTAGTTAGATCATACAAAGGTTGTATTGTGAATGGGGTTAGGTTCCACACAACAGAATGTGAACAAACTCGTACTACTCAAAACGGTGGTATTGTTGTTCGAGGTGAGCATGGCACGTCGAATATTGAGTTCTATGGTGTGTTGAGGAACATTTTGGAGTTACGTTACCCGGGCTCAAATCACGTGTATTTTTTTGAGTGCGATTGGTGGAACACTGGGATTAGAACGGGAATGCAAACGGACCAATACTTTACAACTGTGAATACTTCTCGTACATGGTATGAATCTGACCCGTTTATCTTAGCATCTCAAGCTTCACAAGTATTTTACTTGAATGATATCAAATTGGGTGGTAGTTGGCAAGTGGTGCAGAAGATGACTCATAGAAACATATATGATATTCCAACAATACTAGAGAGAGATAATGAAGAAGAGGACCAAGGAGTCAGTGGTGAGGTACACCAGGAACGTGAATGTGTTGGGGGTAATGCCATTACTGTAGAAGCAAATAATGAAGACTCAAATTTGTTATGTAGAGATGACGTGGAACCTATCCCAATAGCTGTTGATGAAGTATATGTGGAACTTGATGAAAACATGTTCATTGACGATAACTTGTATAATGAGGAACATGATACAAACTCCGATGATGAAGAAGAGTTGTCTAGTAATGAAAACACAGACTCTGAACACGAAGAGGAGTTTTCGAGCGACACTGATACAAACTCTGATGATGATATGTGTtga